The genome window TGCTGACAAAACCAAGAACCCTTCAGTTTCCTCTCAGAAAACAGTGAATCACACCCCTTTGCTTGCATAGATTAGTTGCTTTAGCAATTTGAGGATTTGCATTATAGTAAAAGCCTGCAGGGAACTTATACACTCTTACATCTAATATTTTTTAGTGGAATAACTTGCTAAAAGCTTAACTGGTTTATGTCCAGTCATTTTAATAACAGTGTATTGATACTTCTTATGTggtaaacaaacaaatccaactaTCACGGAAACTTACCTCAACCCAACAGTACATTTGGATCACAGTGTAGGCAAGAAATAGAACACAATACACATCCAAGCTTTGTTAGACATACCCTTCTCAGCAAAGAGCACAGGAACGTTATCCTACATGCCCATTATCTTACAGTTCacataaaccagaaaaatcttAACCAATCTGTAAACCATCACTCAGTACCCAAAAGTATCAGTAagtataaatgcaaaaaaacccaacagataTACTTGATAAGAATGCTCAGGCTTTTTCCAACTGTTTCTTGTGTCCTCTTGCATAACTGTGGATCATAAAAATGATATGCCTCAAATTCAATCACCCTTTACAGTGTCAGCAAATACAAACAATCTATAGTGGGCAGcatccagctgcagaaactCTTAAAACCCAGCTCTCTACAGTAAAGGTCCAGATTCTCATCTACATTATAATTCATAGTGGAAGAATACCTTGAAGCAGacacaaaattaatttgcaCACACTTTGATTATACTCAAACAAAGAACGCGGTTTAATATGGTcttagtgaaaataaaaatatattataaatatattgTGCTACATTCCGAACTCCAAATATGGTCTTTTTTAACAGGTAAAAGGAGCTTTAAATCAGCTGCCAATTAGATCCTCATAAACATGTTAATTTTGACTAAACTAACTCTGTATCACTTCTTTTGCTCTTAGTCTTTACATTTACTTTCAGAAGAGGGCAAAATGTGGTCAGACTTCCACTTTCTGATATTTGTGGGAGATCTGTAAGTAGCAAtatatttctttgctttgaCTTTCTCTGCTTAGCAAAACATTTGACACAGACGGAAGCCCATTCTTTAGTCTCAGATATGTTGGAAAATGGgtggaaatggaaaagcaatCTAGAGAACATATAAAAGATCGAGAGCTAAGAACTGCAGAAATGAACCCTTACCAAAAAAGATGGGGAACTGGTTGCGCTCCTCCTTTGGGGAACTACTGTTCAGAGTGTTGGATTTCTCATCTGGAGCAGTTGGCAACAAATTtcctagaaggaaaaaaaaaaaaaaagggtgatgAAAATGTAAGTGACAGGTTGTCTACACACAACAAAGCTCTGAAAATAAGGTATGATTGGTACCCATTTTCCTTGCTCTATACCAGTATTAATACCACTAAAAGATAGCATTTCTTTAAGTCCCAAAGGGAAAGGAAACTGATGTGCTGAGGCAACTCTGGGATGgattcctttttattatttaattttactgATGTAAGATTTAAATCAAACATGGCTTGGTAAGGTTATTTTTGTAGTACTGGCAGACATTTCAACCTTTGCAATTGTAAGCCGTTTCCAAAACATGTATTACTGACAACAAAATGGCTATGAAGCTAGTTTTAATGTTACTGATTTCACTGTGCTTATGTGTTTCAACTAACCTACATATCTTCaaataaacaaggaaaatgAGTGGACAAGCCAAGTGTCTCCATTAAAAAAGGATAACTATaaagagcaaaagcaaattCTTACTGGAAATTCCAGGAGGCTGGTGAGGCTCTTCTGCTGGGGAACTACTGTTCACAGTGTTAGGATGCTCTTCAGCTGGAACAATTGGCAACAGatttgctaaaagaaaaaagaaaggaaaaaaatgaggaaaaaaatacaaaaggcaATTCATATAAATGATTCTAGATCAAGAAGGTAAATCTTTTATCTATTTAGTCCTTGGCAATGGCCCAtaatcctctttttcttcttgactATTCATACAAATTTACACAGAGGGGTTATTACAGattaaagtcagaaaaaaaaaaaattgtggaaATTTTAGTCTAGACAGTAAAAGCAGAATCAGAGCTCAGGaataaatgcttcagaaaaagcaaggaaaatcaCATGGTTCTGCATGTATAACTTAAAACCCATATTTATAAAAGAACCATGCTGGGTCTTTCCTATTCTAAATGTGAATAAGCTCAATTTCCCCTTGCCAAAATGGCAGATTATGAAACAGTCTTGGAAAAAAGATGACTACAGacaagcaagacaaaagggtcTGGAGGCTCTGGGTGGGAAAATGTATTCATCCTATGAATAAAATGAAGCACTTTGTGAAGGGGAGTTCTGAAGGTTACCATTACTATATTCTCATATAAAACAATTCATAGGGACTAGTAGGACAAGCATGTGGATAAATTATGTATGGTCAGTCTAAATGGCTGTTTTGTAGCCTAAGCTACACAGCCAAATTAGTCAGAAGTGAGGGACAGGTTTCCCATGATTCTTTGGTGGGAAGCCAGCAATGCACAACTTCCTATATTGGCACCTCTTTTCATTACAAAACCTGGCTTGAAAAGAGTATATTCAGGTGCTCgtgttaaaaaaatatgtatcgACTTTTTATGATATCATAAAtccaagcagctggcagattcTAGATTACAGAAAGACTTTTGTGGCTGTAACCAGAATAGGTCCAGTTCTGCATTCCCTCTCATTATAATCTCTACTACTGCAAAGTCTCTGCCTTCCTCAATGTAGGTACCAATATTTTTACAGTATATTTCAAACCAAATTTCTCCAAATTTCTGTCCTAGAAAGtgtgtttataatttttttcccctagtggCAGGTTTAATGGAGAAAAGTGATGCTTTAATGTCAAGGTACAGCCAGACAACTTTACTCATTGTGGATCAAATCCCCTCTTCAGTTGAAATTTATGTTACTTTAATTACTTCATCTGTCCATATTGCTTCTAACATTCCATTTCAAATTATAGATCGCACACTACTTGTTTCAACTTAGATATATTAAATAGTATGcagatttctgaaaattaatattGCGTTCTTTCTTACACAGACAGGTTTAATATTCTTTCTTACACAGACAGgtttaatatatattttgcaGGGAGTTATAGAATTAACATATATGCAGACAATTAACTGtcatgagaaaaacagaagagtcCTGTAATgttcattaaaattaatgatACCTACAACTTTTTTtagattatatttttcatttttgtatttttatttaaaatatatatatataattaatgtTAATTTCAGTTATAAATTATTGCCATCTTTCCCCATGCAAAAGACCTTCAAAGCACAACACTGTTTATACAAGAATAACACTAAGAATAACGAGGACAACAACTTACAGTTGCCTTGACAGGTAGTCTGGCATTCTTCCAAATTCTTGAAATTGTTCTGGTTTCCTAGGCACCCACCATACTTGAATACTTCACATATATTTGTCTCTTTGTTATAGAAATACCTGGAAAAATAGCCTCGGCAGATTCCAGGGTCTTTCTCATGAAAGCAGAAGTTGGGCTTTTCTAGAAACAACGGTAAATGATGAGCAAggtgggggaagaagaaaaatcaacacACATTCCAAGACAAGAATAGAACTGGAGGTAGTTTATAAAATAAACCTGTAACTTTGGACAGAAGAGCAACTGTCAAATAACTGCTGCTTTATTGTACTCCTTTTGTTCTACATATAACATTGGAGTATTATGCTAGAGCATTATTTGgacatttttattgcttttttttctgttttcaagcaGCCAGTAAATTTTATCTTGAAAAATCATTCCTTTATGTGTCCTCCTACGTTGAAGCTCTAAGACGAAAATTAGTTTTCACTCTGAATTAAAACAAGACTTGAATCGCAGCTGGATCATTTGAATCTAAGTACACGTTCTTGTCATTTATGTAGTCATTTTAGTAAATGTTAATGGGAATTATAGAGAAAGCAAtgttaaaatagaaagaaaaaggaaagagtttttaaaaaaagagtgggggaaaaaaaaaaaaatctaacaacGCATTTTGTCTGGGACAGTCTACTGCTATAAAAAGATACAGGAAACCGGGCGACAGAGCAGCTGTTCTATCATTTTCAGTCCCAGTTCCTAGTTTGCAATAAGTAACTACAATATcaaccaagaaaaagaaattaatactGCATAATTTGCCTGAATATAAAGGCATGACATCATGCCTTctggcagagaagaaaaacacatagCCATAAAATAAACTCCAAATGTCAAGTTCtcaccatatttttttttcttgaaattcgattcttaaaagaaaatactggaaaaaatagTGAACTATATGAGGACATATTCTCAAAATTTTGCTAGTAGATATTTTGAAACACTATTCTTGCTTGAGCTGATTTTCAGAGCAAAGTTTATTTAGTCATTGTGTATGACAATCATATTAAATGTGACATATAAAGGCCTTCCTTACCTGTGAAACATAATAGAATATTGAGACTAAAACAGTGTGCAGAGGGCTGccgttttaattaaaatcactATAGAACAATTACTTTCAAGTCCCTGACATTTTTTGAGTAGATTATGGAGCTGTAAAGAAGTTATTCCTATTATATCTATTTTAGTCAAATATATATCGTAAAAAACAGCTAGGACAAGAATATAATTGAATTCAATTGATGCACAccacatatttatataaaacatCATAATAGCTCATAATTAGTGTTTTTCCATTAAACAATTGTCAATATCTTGTATTTCAATTGTTACAAAGCTTCAtgaacagcaaaatgaaattttcagaGATCACAGATAAAATTAAACCATTAAGACGTTCTTGCATAAAGTAACAAAATCAGCTATTTTAAGCACTCCTCGATAGgttaattctgatttttcactACAAATTGCATTCTCTGTCAGTAAATGGATGTATTTTACAGTTCAGATGTTTCTTACTATTCAAATGCAGCACTTATTGATTTTCACAGACTTACAAAACTAAGTTCACATAGACAAAAAATAATGAGAGGTACAGGCAAGGCATAAAATCAGCTGAGAACAGAGATGAGACAGTTATATAGATAGGCAGCAGGCAAAAATCTACCACAGTGGTATCTATTTCATATACCATCTATTAGGGGCTCACAGACAACGGAATCTACAGAAACGATTCTTTCATCAAACATTCCATAATACtgtgaaataacagaaaaaatgatTCTATAGATGTTAACTGACAAAGGAAGGCAGATAATAATAAGGGTATATACAGCAGACTACAGGATTATGACTGATTCTTAAAAACAGCTGCTCTTCACTTAGAACATCCTTATATTAAAATGGttcttgcagaaaaagaaaattaagtccAAATAAGTTGAGCTCACAGCTAACTTTTATAGCTGCTTCTGAAGAGAGAAGTCACGAAGCCAGTACAGTCCTAACCAAACAAACTAGTATTATATTTCTAAATGCCATGTCCTTCTCTAGATACTCAATATTCAAGACTACATTACTGGAAAGAATAGTAAATGTAATAATTCTGATTATAGCCATGAGCTGAATTTAACAGGATATGCTCTGTTTTGTCATTAAAAGCAGGGAACTAGGGTCAGGCCTTAAAGGAAGTAGTGCCAGAAGTCTGCAGCAACTGCAGAAAATCAACTTTAGTAACTTCCATAGCACAGAATCACATTTTTTAATGTGCATTAAGAATGGAAAAGACAGTGGGAAACAAGAAAACCATCATCTCAGCATGAAAAAATCCCAGAGTACCCTTCTGTAAATTATATAATTAGTCTATTTCAAAAAGTATGTGCAGATAGTGGTATTTTTGTGAGGAGTGAAGTGCACACCAGTTCAAGGGGAAGCACGTGGAAGGAGTGATAAGGGAAGGAGGgtaagcagacaaggaggagctgaCTTGTGAAAAAATTTATTTAAGTCTCTGCTTGGGGAACTCCAGCTACCAGCACTGGGCCCAGTCCAAGTAAGTCTCTAATGTGGAGAGAGTGGGGTGGAATGAGTCTTCACAAGCTCTATTGTAAGTGTCAAACTTAAATATCCTTGTCAGGGACATAGGTTACTTCACCAGACCAACAGTGTTTCAGACAAGTGATTGATTCTTAGAGCTTAAGCATTTGTTAGTTAGGAAGTCCAAGTATCAGGCATCTACATTTCTGTGAACAGTCTGCCCCTTCAGGAGTGTGAAACTTGCCCCTCTTACTTAATGAGTGATCTCTGTTAGATCATACACAGGCAATACTTGAAAAGTTGGAgtgattttttcctgtttttgctAAAAGTGGAGGAACCATTTAGATTATTCTCAAAACACACATTAAAAGTTCCACATCATGGCTAATTATATAATGCTTGAACCTCTGCAGagtccttctgttttctttattgaagaaaaataaagaagtgccATGATGTGCTTATTTTGAGGAGAAGAGATTGCAGGTACTACTCTCAGTGATGACAACTGTCCTCAAAGTCTTTGATGAATACAGAAGAAGACTAGGAATAAGATTTCACTTTGACACTACTTTTTTATTAGGAGATAGCTTGGAACAATACATAAAGAATTTATTAAAAGAAGCTAGATCCCTTACTATTGCATAAGAGTCTTAGATTACTAAGTAAACATAATTACCTTTCTTAATATTTGCTAACATCATCTTCCGAGGCAACCCTGCAAGACAAATAAAACGTATTTAGCAAAAGTAGATGTTAAGTCTCACCTGGGATACCAGGGTACTTAGTAGTGACTATGAGCACACAGGAAGAAGAATACActatcttttctcttttttttctctttattagaGAAGTAGCACAAAAGCTTGTTCTGGAGGACTAAAGGACTAAAGCCTTTGTATGAGAAGACCTGCTATACCGGAAACATGAGGATATGGAAAGTACTGAAATTAAATTATGCCAATATTGAATTGAACAGAGAAATTCCTCTCCATGTTACTGGAATCAGAATCCTTTATTGTGTAATCTTACTCCTCAAAAGAGGAGTAATTAGTAGACTTACCCCAGCTGTTACAGATACTAGCTTTGGAGCTGATCTAGTTAGCAACAAAGACATCTCTCATGCTATCTTATTCTCTTTGCTATGCCATATATTGTGTGAGTTAAGTGTTCATTATGCTGTTAAAGCCCATTTGGTCAAGTATCTCCAACTATCTTTAGGGTAGTAGAGTCAAGCTTGTTTGCACTGTTCTTTCAATACCTGATGAGTAGTGATGAAATTGCTATTGTAATTTTTAATGGAGGAACCTGGCTTTTATCATACTTCCTCAAGAAGCTGGATATGAGAATTCAACCCCACATTCCTTTTCAGCAGTTGAGAACAAACCTCCTTCCCCTTCTAGGAGACTGCCTAATCATAAAACTACAAAGGAGTCCAAGGGTAGACAGGCTCAGCCAATGTGTAATAAAGGCTGAAAATTTTTCGGCAGCTGAGAGAAAGTGGTCAAGGATAGCTTATACATTTTCTATTACAGATACTTTTTTCAAGGCACATGAAGTAGTATCTTCTGGGCTTCTCCTAAGTCATCTTAATTgaatttcttcttaattcttgtTTTGTATTGTGCTTTTTGTAATGGAATTACAAAATGCTA of Columba livia isolate bColLiv1 breed racing homer chromosome 7, bColLiv1.pat.W.v2, whole genome shotgun sequence contains these proteins:
- the TFPI gene encoding tissue factor pathway inhibitor isoform X5; translation: MFQKKMMLPQSSEPITLEKMKGRKKGCSLPLMFILLFICITGHATTDLEDGEEEDVLGAAFPPLKLGHSVCAMKADEGPCKAIHMRYYFNIQSRECEIFEYGGCHGNENNFLTLEECEKTCVVTGTARERIRLPRKMMLANIKKEKPNFCFHEKDPGICRGYFSRYFYNKETNICEVFKYGGCLGNQNNFKNLEECQTTCQGNSNLLPIVPAEEHPNTVNSSSPAEEPHQPPGISRNLLPTAPDEKSNTLNSSSPKEERNQFPIFFVMQEDTRNSWKKPEHSYQVYLLGFFAFILTDTFGY